The proteins below are encoded in one region of Phaseolus vulgaris cultivar G19833 chromosome 1, P. vulgaris v2.0, whole genome shotgun sequence:
- the LOC137814777 gene encoding probable galacturonosyltransferase-like 7, translating into MFRITRFSGFFSAAMFVIVLIVLSPSFQSEAIRSSHRFSFRKAPPFRNAHECAWVPDETKGCDPSLVHVAITLDVEYLRGSIAAVHSILRHSLCPENVFFHFLVSDTNLQTLVESTFPHLKFNVYYFDPNTVSHLISSSVRQALEQPLNYARNYLAELLESCVERVIYLDSDLVVVDDVAKLWSASLGSRAIGAPEYCHANFTKYFTAAFWSEPSLSGTFAQRRACYFNTGVMVMDLVKWRKEGYTRRIERWMEIQKSDRIYELGSLPPFLLVFAGHVAPIEHRWNQHGLGGDNVKGSCRGLHPGPVSLLHWSGSGKPWLRLHSKRPCPLDSLWAPFDLYAHSPS; encoded by the coding sequence atgTTTCGGATTACGAGATTCTCGGGTTTTTTCTCCGCCGCAATGTTTGTCATTGTTCTTATCGTTCTCTCCCCCTCCTTCCAATCCGAAGCAATTCGATCCTCCCACCGATTTTCCTTCCGGAAAGCCCCTCCCTTCCGTAATGCCCACGAATGCGCCTGGGTTCCCGACGAAACAAAAGGGTGCGACCCTTCTTTAGTCCACGTCGCAATAACTCTCGACGTCGAATATCTCCGCGGTTCAATCGCCGCCGTGCACTCCATCCTCCGCCATTCCCTCTGTCCGGAGAACGTCTTCTTCCATTTCCTCGTCTCCGACACGAATCTTCAAACCCTAGTGGAGTCCACCTTCCCGCACTTGAAATTCAACGTCTATTACTTCGATCCTAACACCGTCTCCCACTTGATCTCCTCCTCCGTGCGCCAGGCGCTGGAGCAGCCTCTCAATTACGCCAGGAACTACCTCGCCGAACTTCTCGAGAGTTGCGTGGAGCGAGTTATCTACCTGGACTCCGATCTTGTGGTGGTGGACGACGTGGCCAAGCTCTGGAGCGCGAGTCTGGGCTCACGCGCCATCGGCGCGCCGGAGTACTGCCACGCGAACTTCACGAAGTACTTCACGGCGGCGTTCTGGTCGGAGCCGAGTTTATCGGGGACGTTCGCGCAGCGGAGGGCGTGTTACTTCAACACGGGGGTGATGGTCATGGATCTGGTGAAGTGGAGGAAGGAGGGGTACACGAGAAGAATCGAGAGGTGGATGGAGATTCAGAAGAGTGATCGGATCTACGAGCTGGGTTCGCTGCCGCCGTTTTTGCTGGTGTTCGCGGGACACGTGGCGCCCATTGAGCACCGATGGAACCAGCACGGTTTGGGCGGGGATAACGTGAAGGGTAGTTGCCGTGGGTTGCACCCTGGTCCGGTTAGTTTGTTGCATTGGTCCGGTAGTGGAAAACCCTGGCTCCGTTTACACTCCAAACGTCCTTGCCCTCTCGATTCTCTGTGGGCTCCCTTTGACTTGTACGCACACTCTCCCTCTTAA